The Halorarum halophilum genome contains the following window.
GAGACGCTGGAGCGCCTGGACGCCCACGACGTGCCGGCCAGCGGGGTGAACGACATGGCCGACGTGTTCTCGCACCCGCAGGTGCTCGCCCGGGGGATGCGCGCAAGCGTGTCGCACCCGACGGCCGGGGAGGTCGAGTTCCCCGGCAGCCCGATGCACCTCTCGCGGACGCCGACGACCGTCCGCCGGCACCCGCCCCTGCTGGGCGAGCACACCGAGGAGGTGCTCCGCGACCGGGGGTACTCCGACGAGGACCTCGAGGACCTGTACGCGGCGGGCGCGCTCGGCGACCGGTTCGAGGGGGAGTCGTTCGACGGAGGGGCGTTCGACGGGGAGGCGTCGGACGGTTGAGGAGGCGGTGTGGCGGGCCCTACTCCTGGACGTTCCCGCACTCGGTGCAGGTCAGCCGGAAGCGGCCGTCGGCCATCGCCACGTCCTTCGTCCGCTCGGCGTCGCACTCCGGGCAGTAGGCGCGCGACTGGAGGTCGTCCCAGTCGTGTCTCGCGCCCGGCGCGCCGAGCGCCCACCCGACGACGCGCTCGTCGGCGTCGTTGTACCCCGTCTGGAACTCGCCCGGCGGGAAGCGGATCAGCTCCCCGGCGTCGACGACGACCGACTCGCGGTCGACCCCGACGTCGAACGTGACGGTCCCCTCCTCCACGTAGAACACCTCCTCCTGGTCGTCGTGCCGGTGGAGACCGCCCGAGAACGACTCGCCCGGCTCCAGTTCGAAGTAGTTCATCGCGAAGTCGGTCGTCCCGAGCGCCCGCGAGACGGGCTTGCGGACGCTGTGGACCTCCATCGGGTTCAGTTCGGTGTCGACCTCGTCGACCGCGACCTTCTCCATGGCCGGTGGGTGGGACGAGTTCGTGAAAAAACGGTGTCCCTCGTCCCCGTCGCCGACCGCGAACGCGCGTCGAACCGCTTTTGCCCGCAGCGCACCGCTACCCGGCGTGTCCAGCCGAACCGTCCACGGCGTCCGGGTCCGCGGCGTCGACGTCGGTCCGGAGACTCGATGCTCCCACTACGGGACCGACCGGGACGTCGTCGCGCTCCGGTTCGGCTGCTGTGAGGCGTACTACCCCTGCTTCGAGTGCCACGAGACCGTCGCGGACCACGACTCCGAGCCGTGGCCCCGCGAACGGTTCGACGAGCCGGCGGTGCTGTGTGGCGTCTGCGGCGCGGAACTGACGGTCGGCGAGTACCGAGACTGCGGCCACTCCTGCCCGGACTGCGACGCGGCGTTCAACCCCGGCTGTGCGGCCCACGAGGACCGGTACTTCGAATCGTGAGGCCGGGTTCGTCGTGCGAGCTCTTGGCGTCGAGTCAACCGAGATAGTCAACCAGTGCTCCGATCGCCTCGTCGACGAGCGTCCGATCGAGTCGCCCCTGCCAGAAGTCGATGTCCGCAGCGTCGAGCGACTGGACGCCCCACGGTACGATGTAGCTCCGAGTGGGCGTGCCACCGTGGGTCCAGTCCGCTTCGGGAATCGCCAGCAGTCCATCGGGCCACGTTCGCGTCGTCAGCGTCAGGGTGATGTACTGGTCGCCGTGGAACGGTCGCCCATCGTGGTTCGATATCACGAT
Protein-coding sequences here:
- a CDS encoding cupin domain-containing protein, whose amino-acid sequence is MEKVAVDEVDTELNPMEVHSVRKPVSRALGTTDFAMNYFELEPGESFSGGLHRHDDQEEVFYVEEGTVTFDVGVDRESVVVDAGELIRFPPGEFQTGYNDADERVVGWALGAPGARHDWDDLQSRAYCPECDAERTKDVAMADGRFRLTCTECGNVQE
- a CDS encoding CHY zinc finger protein, which produces MSSRTVHGVRVRGVDVGPETRCSHYGTDRDVVALRFGCCEAYYPCFECHETVADHDSEPWPRERFDEPAVLCGVCGAELTVGEYRDCGHSCPDCDAAFNPGCAAHEDRYFES
- a CDS encoding type II toxin-antitoxin system PemK/MazF family toxin; the encoded protein is MTDSGTNTVYEPGDVVYGEDPFKGAGAARPWIVISNHDGRPFHGDQYITLTLTTRTWPDGLLAIPEADWTHGGTPTRSYIVPWGVQSLDAADIDFWQGRLDRTLVDEAIGALVDYLG